One genomic window of Cercospora beticola chromosome 5, complete sequence includes the following:
- the GT2 gene encoding Type 2 glycosyltransferase (CAZy:GT2_Glyco_tranf_2), with product MVSWYHIAVFAWLFRYFRLIVNCISHWTFRPIPIPEYPTYTSQDVTIILPTIATGGDELRDTISTCLRSEPYELLLVTIDANRDALVKLANQINAKKIRVLSIREANKRRQMCRAIPEVVTKITIFVDDDVVWPAKVLPWMLAPFEDAKVGGVGTSQRLKRPAQQSAWGFLGATYLERRNFDCSACLHIDGGLPCLSGRTVAYRTEILQDEAFTHGFTHEEWRTMQLNADDDNFITRWLYSHGWKIKMQYHKECEVQTTLEEGPKYLRQCLRWVRSNWRSNLTSLFVERHYWISQPWSTYSVLQTTITAWALPYDILIFTSWYQASKGWSYDERWYLFTFLVVWTYGFSKTVKLWGHFFRYPADVVYIPLYIAFGYYHGGIKLYGMLTLDATTWGSRDGADTDNRVRMIRLPPYGSTSLDAPDGRKSESFDYPPPQAPRAMLEVDQLPAYDTHQKHHPIPLDKLRPVPLTTTNVTYHD from the exons ATGGTTTCCTGGTATCACATCGCCGTCTTTGCATG GTTGTTTCGATATTTTCGCTTGATTGTTAATTGCATCTCCCACTGGACCTTCAGGCCGATACCCATACCGGAGTATCCCACCTACACCTCACAGGATGTCACCATAATTCTGCCCACCATCGCCACTGGCGGCGATGAGCTCCGAGACACGATATCCACTTGTCTTCGTTCCGAGCCTTACGAGTTGCTGCTCGTCACCATCGATGCGAACCGGGACGCTCTGGTGAAGCTCGCTAACCAGATCAACGCCAAGAAGATTCGCGTGTTGAGCATTCGAGAGGCCAACAAGCGCAGGCAAATGTGCAGAGCCATCCCGGAGGTCGTCACGAAAATTAccatcttcgtcgacgacgatgtgGTCTGGCCGGCAAAAGTATTGCCATGGATGTTGGCACCATTCGAAGATGCCAAAGTGGGCGGCGTGGGCACTTCACAGAGGCTGAAAAGGCCGGCGCAGCAGAGCGCTTGGGGTTTCCTCGGCGCCACCTATCTCGAGCGACGGAACTTCGACTGTTCCGCCTGCCTCCACATCGATGGCGGATTGCCGTGTCTCTCAGGACGAACAGTCGCCTACCGAACCGAAATTTTGCAGGATGAGGCCTTCACGCACGGATTCACTCACGAGGAGTGGAGGACGATGCAGCTGAatgccgacgacgacaattTCATCACGCGATGGCTGTATTCTCATGGGTGGAAGATCAAAATGCAGTATCACAAGGAATGCGAAGTGCAGACGACTTTGGAAGAGGGACCGAAATATCTCAGGCAATGTCTGCGTTGGGTGCGCAGTAATTGGCGCAGCAACCTGACCAGCTTGTTTGTGGAACGGCACTACTGGAT ATCGCAACCGTGGAGCACGTATTCCGTGCTGCAAACCACAATCACCGCCTGGGCACTGCCCTATGATATTTTGATATTCACATCTTGGTATCAAGCATCAAAAGGGTGGTCATATGACGAGCGCTGGTATTTATTCACGTTCCTCGTAGTATGGACATATGGCTTCAGCAAGACTGTCAAGCTTTGGGGCCACTTCTTCCGCTACCCAGCGGACGTTGTATACATTCCTCTGTACATCGCTTTTGGCTATTACCATGGCGGCATCAAGCTCTATGGAATGTTAACGCTCGATGCG ACTACATGGGGAAGCAGGGACGGAGCCGATACCGACAACCGCGTGCGTATGATCAGACTACCACCGTATGGGTCGACGTCACTCGATGCACCTGATGGTCGCAAGTCGGAATCGTTCGACTACCCGCCGCCACAAGCACCCCGAGCGATGCTCGAGGTCGACCAACTCCCAGCGTACGACACACACCAAAAACACCATCCCATACCACTGGACAAGCTTCGTCCAGTGCCGCTGACGACAACGAACGTTACCTATCACGACTAA
- the DHG2_2 gene encoding L-rhamnose-1-dehydrogenase, whose amino-acid sequence MAALLQGKVAAITGAVTGIGRAIALDYLRHGASVAVNYYPDDKSASQFEALSKEVGENARLIGVPGDITKPETGQELVKKTVEKFGKLDVFVSNAGVCQFADFLTMSPDLVNHTIQTNLNGAFFAVQAAARQMSTQEPRGGSIIGVSSISALVGGAGQTHYTPTKAGVLSLMQSTACALGKYGIRCNALLPGTIRTQLNDEDLASEEKRQYMEGRIPLGRLGQPKDLAGPAVFLASDLSEYVSGAQLLVDGGLFVNLQ is encoded by the exons atggcagcacTACTGCAAGGCAAAGTTGCGGCTATTACAGGAGCCGTGACGGGCATAGGCAGAGCCATTGCGTTGGACTATTTGAGACATGGAGCTAGTGTTGCTGTGAATTATTATCCAGACGACAAGTCGGCCAGCCAATTCGAGGCATTGTCAAAAGAAGTTGGCGAAAACGCAAGACTTATCGGAGTGCCCGGGGACATCACCAAACCGGAGACAGGCCAGGAGCTGGTCAAGAAGACTGTTGAGAAGTTCGGAAAGCTAGATGTCTTCGTGAGCAATGCAGGAGTTTGCCAGTTTGCCGACTTTCTCAC CATGTCGCCCGACCTGGTCAACCACACCATACAAACAAACCTCAACGGTGCATTCTTTGCAGTGCAGGCCGCGGCGCGGCAGATGTCGACGCAAGAGCCACGTGGTGGCAGTATCATCGGCGTGTCGTCAATATCTGCATTGGTGGGTGGTGCAGGACAGACACATTATACCCCCACCAAAGCTGGCGTTTTATCCTTGATGCAGAGTACAGCATGTGCATTGGGGAAATATGGCATCAGATGCAATGCTCTATTGCCGGGCACGATCCGGACACAACTCAACGATGAGGATTTGGCAAGCGAAGAGAAGCGACAGTACATGGAGGGTCGCATACCGCTAGGCAGGCTGGGACAGCCGAAAGACCTGGCCGGACCAGCTGTGTTCCTGGCCAGTGATCTGAGTGAGTACGTTTCTGGGGCGCAACTTCTTGTTGACGGAGGCCTCTTTGTCAATCTGCAGTAA